From Dioscorea cayenensis subsp. rotundata cultivar TDr96_F1 chromosome 13, TDr96_F1_v2_PseudoChromosome.rev07_lg8_w22 25.fasta, whole genome shotgun sequence, the proteins below share one genomic window:
- the LOC120274658 gene encoding pre-rRNA-processing protein TSR2 homolog, which produces MDSGNRGPMPGLSPEAAARFGEGSALVLARWTALQMAVQNGWGGRESRQKADKLASAVLSWFSNDKAPLYIDDLENLLDENMVLSFNTEIEDGSVEEVAEQLMIMHEDCLQGNFELIDQLIVVNENEGENSDEDGSEMMVDEPEPKDVAMNEPKQPKQTPDEEGVGEVLI; this is translated from the exons ATGGATTCCGGGAACCGAGGGCCAATGCCGGGGCTCTCGCCGGAGGCAGCGGCTCGCTTTGGAGAGGGATCAGCCCTCGTGCTCGCTCGGTGGACGGCGCTTCAAATGGCGGTCCAGAACGGGTGGGGTGGGAGAGAATCTCGCCAAAAGGCCGATAAGCTTGCCTCTGCCGTTCTTTCTTGGTTCTCCAACGATAAAG CACCGCTTTATATAGATGATTTGGAAAACCTACTGGATGAGAACATGGTGCTTTCCTTCAATACTGAAATCGAGGATGGCAGCGTAGAAGAG GTTGCTGAGCAATTGATGATTATGCATGAAGACTGTCTGCAaggaaattttgaattaattgatCAATTGATC GTGGTTAATGAAAACGAGGGTGAGAATTCAGATGAAGATGGATCGGAAATGATGGTTGATGAACCAGAACCAAAGGATGTGGCCATGAATGAGCCAAAACAACCGAAACAAACACCTGATGAAGAGGGTGTTGGTGAAGTgctaatataa
- the LOC120274659 gene encoding pre-rRNA-processing protein TSR2 homolog has product MTTSSGWLFQKRPHSKRLAEKRKTITLSYPPSVDDETITDHRVIVVTVDDMAATVEEIIHDVGIGAPGEARKSPRCLAALLSRSIEPWIPGTEGPTPVLSPEAATRFGEGISLVLARWTALQMAVQNGWGGRESRQKADKLASAVLSWFSNDKAPLYIDDLENILDENMVLSFNTEIEDGSVEEIAEQLMIMHEDCLQGNFESIDQLKNSASTRNAASQSRQVVNENEGESSDEQVDEDGSEMMVDEPDPKEVALNEPKQQKQTPDEEGWFVVPTKRNRGKRWA; this is encoded by the exons atgacgacatcatcggggtggttATTCCAaaagcggccacattcgaagagacttgcagaaaagagaaaaacaatcaCGCTCTCGTATCCACCGTCggtcgacgatgaaacaataacagACCATCGAGTGATCGTCGTTACCGTTGATGATATGGCTgccacggtggaggagatcatACATGATGTTGGTATTGGTGCG CCCGGCGAAGCCCGGAAGTCACCTCGTTGTCTCGCCGCGCTTCTCTCTCGATCGATCGAGCCATGGATTCCGGGAACCGAGGGGCCAACGCCGGTGCTCTCGCCGGAGGCAGCGACTCGCTTTGGAGAAGGGATCAGCCTCGTGCTCGCCCGGTGGACGGCGCTTCAAATGGCGGTCCAGAACGGGTGGGGTGGGAGGGAATCTCGCCAAAAGGCTGATAAGCTTGCCTCTGCCGTTCTCTCTTGGTTCTCCAACGACAAAG CTCCACTTTATATAGATGATTTGGAAAACATACTGGATGAGAACATGGTGCTTTCCTTCAATACTGAAATCGAGGATGGCAGCGTAGAAGAG ATTGCTGAGCAATTGATGATTATGCATGAAGACTGTCTGCAGGGAAATTTTGAATCAATTGATCAATTAAAGAACTCTGCTTCCACGAGAAATGCTGCCTCTCAAAGTAGACAG GTGGTTAATGAAAACGAGGGTGAGAGTTCAGATGAACAGGTGGACGAAGATGGATCGGAAATGATGGTTGATGAACCAGACCCAAAGGAAGTGGCCCTGAATGAGCCAAAACAACAGAAACAAACACCTGATGAAGAGGGTTGGTTTGTTGTTCCTACCAAGCGTAATCGTGGTAAGAGATGGGCATAA
- the LOC120274847 gene encoding late embryogenesis abundant protein D-34-like has product MSQGQPRRGEISIGGQEPIKYGDVFEVSGELAGEVVKPEDAAMMQAAETVGLGHTQPGGPAAVMQSAAKENELAGIVSHGEASDLTAQLGVSVTDSHLPGLHQVTESVAGQVVAQYPSPAPPSPPAGGAPRTNIRDVISIGEALEAVAFTAGDKPVSRSDAAAIQAAEARVTGGAVAVSGGLAAEAQAAASANELTMSNENKITLSDVLSDASRKLVGGDKEATREDAERVVGAEMRNNPAMVTHPGGVADTVASAARLNQEIYP; this is encoded by the exons ATGAGCCAAGGCCAACCACGGCGAGGCGAGATCTCAATCGGAGGCCAGGAGCCGATCAAGTACGGCGATGTCTTCGAAGTGAGCGGGGAGCTGGCTGGAGAGGTCGTGAAGCCGGAGGATGCGGCGATGATGCAAGCCGCCGAGACGGTGGGCTTAGGGCACACTCAGCCTGGAGGACCAGCAGCAGTGATGCAATCGGCTGCTAAGGAGAACGAGCTCGCCGGGATCGTCTCTCACGGTGAAGCCAGTGATCTCACTGCTCAGCTCGGCGTCTCCGTCACCGATTCTCACCTCCCTGGCCTTCACCAAGTCACCGAGTCCGTTGCCGGccag GTGGTGGCACAATATCCATCACCAGcgccaccatcaccaccagcaGGAGGAGCTCCAAGGACAAACATTAGAGATGTGATCTCAATTGGAGAGGCATTGGAGGCAGTTGCATTTACAGCCGGCGACAAGCCAGTGTCGAGGAGTGACGCAGCTGCCATTCAGGCCGCCGAGGCTAGAGTCACAGGCGGCGCTGTGGCAGTTTCTGGTGGACTTGCCGCAGAAGCTCAGGCAGCTGCATCTGCTAATGAGTTGACCATGAGCAATGAGAACAAGATCACTCTCTCTGATGTTTTATCa GATGCTAGTAGGAAGCTTGTGGGGGGAGACAAGGAAGCAACAAGGGAGGATGCAGAGAGAGTGGTAGGAGCTGAGATGAGGAACAATCCGGCCATGGTCACCCACCCTGGTGGTGTTGCTGACACTGTTGCTTCTGCTGCCAGGCTCAATCAGGAGATTTATCCTTAG